In Candidatus Binataceae bacterium, the genomic stretch AGCAGCAGCGCGCACAGTGCCGGGCTGAGGGTCAGGGAGTTGAAAGCCGACAGTAGGGTCGAGAAGGCAATGGTCAATGCAAACTGCTGGTAGAAGCGGCCGGTTATTCCCGGGATGAAAGCTACCGGCACGAATACCGCCGACAGGCCGAAGGCAATCGCGATGACCGCGGGCGTGACTTCGCTCATCGCCCGGAACGCGGCCTCGCGTGGGGGCAGACCCTCTTCCAGCCAGCGTTGCACGTTTTCTACCACCACGATAGCGTCGTCCACCACGATCCCGATGGCCAGCACCAGGCCGAAGAGCGACAGCATGTTGAGCGAAAAGCCCGCGGCCCACATCGCGGCGAAGGTGCCGATCAGTGACACCGGGATCGCCAGGATGGGGACCAGCGAAGCGCGCCAGCTCTGCAGGAAAATCAGCACGACCAGGGCGACCAGACCCACCGCGATGAGCAGCGTGCGCAGCAGATCGTGAATACTCTCGCGCACGAAAGGGGTGGTGTCGTGAGCGATGGCGTAGTCCACGCCCGGCGGAAAGCGCTTCTTGAGCTCTTTCATCTTGGCGTAGATCGCATTGGCGGTTTTGAGGGCGTTGGTGCCGGGAAGTTGAAAGACGGCCAGGCCAACAGTGGGATGGCCGTCGTAGTAACTGGCGGTACTATAGTCAGCGGCGCCCAGCTCGATACGGGCCACGTCTCGCAGGTGGGTAATGCGCCCGTCGCTACCTACCTTGACCACGATATCGCCGAACTGGGAGGGATCGGTGAGCCGCCCTTCGGCGTTGAGCGTGTACTGAAAGGCGGCGCTTTGTTTGGGCAGTGGTGGTCCGCCCACGATCCCGGCCGCCACTTGCACGTTCTGCTCCTTGACCGCGTTTATTACATCGCCCACGGTCATGCTGCGCACCGCCATCTTGTCGGGGTTCAGCCACAGCCGCATCGAATAGTCTCGCACGCCGAAAATCGTGATGTCGCCGACTCCGGGCAGTCGCGCGATTTCGTCCTTGAGCTGTAGGGTCACGAAATTGCTAATAAACAGCGCGTCATGCGAGTTGTCGGGTGAA encodes the following:
- a CDS encoding efflux RND transporter permease subunit, yielding MKIAHFFIDRPVFAIVISIVVIIAGSIAAFTLPISQYPEIVPPTVTVTATYPGANAETMAKTVATPIEEQVNGVENMLYMSSQSTNTGTMTLTVTFKVGTNLDVAQVQVQNRVAVALPQLPAEVQQEGVVVKKASPNITLAIAFYSPDNSHDALFISNFVTLQLKDEIARLPGVGDITIFGVRDYSMRLWLNPDKMAVRSMTVGDVINAVKEQNVQVAAGIVGGPPLPKQSAAFQYTLNAEGRLTDPSQFGDIVVKVGSDGRITHLRDVARIELGAADYSTASYYDGHPTVGLAVFQLPGTNALKTANAIYAKMKELKKRFPPGVDYAIAHDTTPFVRESIHDLLRTLLIAVGLVALVVLIFLQSWRASLVPILAIPVSLIGTFAAMWAAGFSLNMLSLFGLVLAIGIVVDDAIVVVENVQRWLEEGLPPREAAFRAMSEVTPAVIAIAFGLSAVFVPVAFIPGITGRFYQQFALTIAFSTLLSAFNSLTLSPALCALLL